The following coding sequences lie in one Stigmatopora nigra isolate UIUO_SnigA chromosome 4, RoL_Snig_1.1, whole genome shotgun sequence genomic window:
- the ckap2l gene encoding cytoskeleton-associated protein 2-like, which produces MDDGDPATVKSRKELRKEKLMEYLTNKAKNVSKPNVSKDPRRKPETTRPSALQTVKGKENIAPVIRFHQETKKVKPLDPLNKKNPNRKVLSVANKEKFQSNCCQPAQKKKPSWTGASTVSSLKATSRLKKLPNVSTQPVGKTVSVAKSSRVTFNPPQVKTYSARLSLCPVVTTRTGLIPAMLRPRVTRPLPAADARVAPSRATIQSSKATLKKIPPQRPTVPQVPQPVLIKQLLRKGRSESTVTATSLRDKAASQPLKPTVQNSRVVLSRMQKTASAKTVDVLTKKNNVPVGKQMPSRTAVTVKGQARLKTNLPTASTAEQEERMKKLQEWREAKGISYKRPSTLVKPTSRHTAAGPGPSCATLRSQKDSRSFICDVDSCLADCIKLLTKGCQAAEVRNILSRLPPISQKFAQFWVCQLRLMELEGNLDVLPVFEEAVRATVEPVDEIRAVVFEILKKRDTQACVEGVTEIGAQTEVGEDKSQMTVLITGETGTSSSVKYKITATPGRPSTQQREPMLVDGHEVRFFTPVRRSVRIESTSRRYPTGLREHDQCVASFAELLDIEKEEEEAGRDTIYVYRENEALKDKVVVRVVTEEDA; this is translated from the exons ATGGACGACGGGGACCCTGCCACCGTAAAAAGCAGAAAAG AGCTACGCAAGGAGAAGTTGATGGAATACTTGACAAATAAAGCCAAAAACGTCTCCAA GCCAAATGTCAGCAAGGATCCaaggaggaaaccagaaacTACAAGGCCTTCTGCACTCCAG ACTGtcaaaggcaaagaaaatatAGCTCCTGTCATCAGGTTTCATCAGGAAACTAAAAAAGTTAAACCCTTGGATCCTCTCAACAAGAAAAATCCTAACCGAAAAGTGCTTTCCGTTGCGAACAAAGAGAAGTTTCAATCGAACTGTTGTCAGCCCGCGCAGAAGAAAAAGCCATCTTGGACCGGAGCTTCCACAGTTTCTTCTTTGAAGGCGACCAGTCGTTTGAAAAAGCTACCAAATGTCTCTACCCAGCCTGTTGGAAAAACGGTTTCTGTTGCAAAGTCCTCAAGGGTTACATTTAATCCACCGCAGGTCAAGACATATTCAGCCAGGCTGAGTCTATGTCCTGTGGTCACCACTAGGACTGGGCTCATTCCTGCCATGCTCCGACCGAGGGTCACCAGACCTCTCCCGGCAGCAGATGCCAGAGTCGCCCCTTCGAGAGCTACCATTCAGTCTTCCAAGGCCACATTGAAGAAAATTCCACCACAGAGACCGACTGTACCGCAAGTGCCGCAACCTGTCCTTATTAAACAGCTACTTCGTAAAGGCCGATCCGAATCAACTGTGACCGCCACGTCGCTTCGTGACAAAGCGGCCAGCCAGCCGTTGAAGCCAACTGTACAGAACTCTCGAGTTGTTTTGAGTAGGATGCAAAAAACAGCCAGTGCTAAGACTGTTGATGTTCTtacgaaaaaaaacaacgtcCCCGTAGGGAAGCAAATGCCATCAAGGACTGCGGTCACTGTCAAAGGTCAAGCTAGGTTAAAGACCAACCTGCCAACAGCGAGCACTGCTGAGCAAGAAGAGCGAAT GAAAAAACTGCAGGAATGGCGGGAAGCTAAGGGCATTTCCTACAAGCGTCCTTCCACGCTGGTGAAACCAACAAGCCGACACACTGCCGCTGGACCGGGACCATCCTGTGCAACCCTGAGGTCCCAGAAGGACTCTCGGTCGTTCATCTGTGATGTGGACAGCTGTCTGGCTGACTGCATCAAGCTGCTCACTAAG GGTTGTCAAGCAGCGGAGGTGAGGAACATTCTATCTCGGTTGCCGCCCATCTCCCAGAAATTTGCCCAATTCTGGGTTTGTCAGCTTCGCCTGATGGAGCTTGAAGGCAACCTGGACGTTCTGCCCGTCTTTGAGGAGGCTGTACGCGCCACGGTGGAG CCAGTGGATGAGATTCGTGCGGTGGTCTTTGAAATCCTGAAGAAAAGAGACACCCAAG CTTGCGTGGAAGGTGTAACAGAAATAGGTGCACAAACAGAGGTCGGTGAGGACAAGTCCCAGATGACAGTCCTCATCACCGGGGAGACTGGAACCTCGTCCAGTGTGAAGTACAAGATCACAGCCACTCCAGG AAGGCCCTCGACCCAGCAGCGTGAGCCAATGCTCGTTGACGGACACGAGGTGCGCTTCTTCACGCCAGTGCGGCGCTCAGTGCGCATCGAGAGCACCTCACGCCGCTACCCAACCGGTCTGAGAGAGCACGACCAGTGTGTGGCAAGCTTTGCTGAGCTTCTGGACATTgaaaaagaagaggaggaggcgggacgCGACACCATTTATGTCTACAGGGAGAATGAAGCGCTCAAAGACAAGGTTGTCGTCCGGGTGGTGACGGAGGAGGATGCCTAG